The following coding sequences lie in one Arachis ipaensis cultivar K30076 chromosome B03, Araip1.1, whole genome shotgun sequence genomic window:
- the LOC107630145 gene encoding thiamine thiazole synthase, chloroplastic encodes MASTTISSPSFTKTASPSSLLSHNTVFRLNPQQHARKNFNLSLRASMSASSPSQPPYDLQSFKFEPIRESIVSREMTRRYMTDMVTHADTDVVIVGAGSAGLSCAYELSKNPSINIAIIEQSVSPGGGAWLGGQLFSAMVVRKPAHLFLDELGIEYDEQENYVVIKHAALFTSTIMSKLLARPNVKLFNAVAAEDLIVKNNRVGGVVTNWALVSMNHDTQSCMDPNVMEAKVVVSSCGHDGPFGATGVKRLKSIGMIDSVPGMKALDMNAAEDAIVKLTREIVPGMIVTGMEVAEIDGAPRMGPTFGAMMISGQKAAHLALRALGLPNAMDYAGNISHPELVLAAAQSPHVVDA; translated from the exons ATGGCTTCCACCACCATCTCCTCTCCCTCCTTCACCAAAACCGCAAgcccttcttctctcctctccCATAACACCGTGTTCCGCCTGAACCCCCAACAACATGCACGCAAAAACTTCAACCTCTCCCTCCGCGCATCCATGTCAGCATCATCACCATCACAACCACCGTACGATCTCCAGTCCTTCAAGTTCGAGCCAATCAGGGAGTCGATCGTGTCACGGGAGATGACCCGCAGGTACATGACAGACATGGTGACGCACGCCGACACCGACGTTGTGATCGTGGGTGCCGGTTCTGCCGGGCTGTCGTGCGCCTACGAGCTCAGCAAGAACCCGTCAATCAACATAGCCATCATTGAACAGTCTGTCAGTCCCGGTGGTGGCGCTTGGCTCGGTGGCCAACTTTTCTCTGCCATG GTAGTGCGTAAGCCGGCACATCTGTTCCTAGACGAGCTCGGCATTGAGTACGACGAGCAAGAGAACTACGTGGTGATCAAGCATGCAGCGTTGTTCACTTCAACCATCATGAGCAAGCTCCTCGCCCGCCCCAACGTGAAGCTATTCAACGCTGTGGCGGCCGAGGACTTGATAGTAAAGAACAACAGGGTTGGTGGTGTTGTGACAAACTGGGCCTTGGTGTCAATGAACCATGACACACAGTCATGCATGGACCCAAATGTGATGGAGGCTAAGGTTGTGGTTAGTTCATGTGGGCATGATGGGCCGTTTGGGGCCACAGGGGTTAAGAGACTCAAGAGCATTGGGATGATTGATAGTGTTCCTGGGATGAAGGCACTTGATATGAATGCTGCTGAGGATGCTATTGTCAAACTCACTCGGGAGATTGTTCCTGGAATGATTGTTACTGGCATGGAAGTTGCTGAGATTGATGGTGCCCCTAGAAtg GGTCCAACATTTGGGGCAATGATGATATCTGGGCAGAAGGCAGCACATCTGGCTTTGAGAGCACTGGGACTCCCAAATGCTATGGACTACGCTGGAAACATCTCCCACCCTGAGCTTGTCCTTGCTGCTGCACAATCTCCTCATGTTGTTGATGCTTAA